In Sphingobacterium zeae, one genomic interval encodes:
- a CDS encoding MotA/TolQ/ExbB proton channel family protein, translating to MSLVQDTATAAVDSFNQAAQQPLPAAASTENMSLIDMMIKGGWIMIPILLLFFIGLVIFFERYLTIRRAAKYDNSLMSQVKANVLSGNLDSALAVCRSSNSALGRMLQKGLLRVGRPIKDIEGAIENVCKLEVAKLEKNINILGIIAGIAPMLGFVGTIFGVIKIFHEVELAGGIDIASVSGGLYVKMVSSASGLAVGILAYLGYHILNMMVERLILRMETDAVEFIDLLDEPGR from the coding sequence ATGTCATTAGTACAGGATACAGCAACAGCTGCTGTGGATTCATTTAATCAAGCTGCGCAACAACCGTTACCTGCCGCTGCAAGTACAGAAAACATGAGTTTGATCGATATGATGATCAAAGGGGGATGGATTATGATTCCGATCCTATTGTTGTTTTTTATTGGATTGGTAATCTTTTTTGAACGTTATTTAACCATTCGTCGTGCCGCAAAATACGATAATAGCTTAATGTCGCAGGTGAAAGCGAATGTACTGTCGGGAAATCTGGATTCTGCCTTAGCGGTGTGTCGCTCAAGTAACTCTGCATTGGGACGTATGTTGCAAAAAGGTTTATTGCGTGTAGGTAGACCTATCAAAGATATTGAAGGTGCCATCGAAAATGTATGTAAGCTGGAAGTTGCCAAATTGGAGAAAAATATTAATATCCTGGGTATCATTGCCGGTATTGCTCCAATGCTGGGCTTCGTGGGTACGATTTTTGGGGTAATTAAGATTTTCCATGAGGTTGAATTAGCAGGTGGTATTGATATTGCTTCTGTGTCAGGAGGTTTATATGTGAAAATGGTGTCATCTGCATCCGGTCTTGCGGTTGGTATCTTAGCTTACTTGGGTTACCATATTTTAAATATGATGGTCGAGCGTTTAATTTTGCGTATGGAAACTGATGCAGTTGAATTTATTGATTTATTGGATGAACCAGGAAGATAA
- a CDS encoding tetratricopeptide repeat protein, which translates to MYKKIYQVGVALTVMATPALAQQTEWQQINKAYKTGMELFERGKFSAASVQFDRVEALRTKSNLQLDETEELSLLKENVRYYQAVCALELGESDAENRFLKYIKDFPVSANAKAAYFQIGKSYYAKKDYVKALEWFNKIDSKNLAGKENVEYRFKYGYASFMTKDYKAAKPLFESLKDQKTEFQEASIYYYAYLSYLDAEYKTALNEFERLNGSKQFENSYPYYITALYFLDKRYDDVLNYALPILSRTKQENETEMFRIVAATYFIKGDLKTSKAYYDKFQAQDQGKTQNNQDSYQIGYIAYKLKDYDKAITELEKMTDPDAYYQSAMITLGDAFLKKGNKQSARNAFFRASKLDFDPAMQEEGLFNYAKLSYELEFHQVALASTQEYLKTYPKSKRLEEAKTLLAEVLLSTKNYREAVDILESIPKRGKEANSAYQKVTYYRGLEYYNERAFENAISLFMRSEQFRYDEEIYALATYWKAEAMYEVRKYGEAVTNFNKFLRLPGASKTDVYGYANYALAYAAFRNGNYNTAANYFERFLASGGSKGIEMNTRNDAIARLGDSYFSSKNYGRALTEYNKLISSKAPSQDYALFQRGIIQGLQGDNNGKIATLNAVIAQFPNSNYADDIAFEIPYTRFLMGESDQAIAGLQTMVEKYPRSSYVPRALVTIGLVQYNQDNNDAALATFQRVVDQYASTDEARQAMRSIENIYLDKGDATGYIKYATGTNLGDVSKSEQDSRSFSTATTLFSRGNYKGAVEAVNAYFDKFPKPNQEKYARFIRAESNAALGNTEDALHDYNIILNDWTSPYTERTLISVSNLYLKQKKYNEATQLLKKLELTSEYKSNYGFAINNLMVSYYQIGDYKEALNYTNAVKNYEKSSEEEIANAYLYAGKCYVKQNKKAEAMKEFSLAALKSRTVYGAEAKYNVALLQLENKQYDACIKTAMDLSDNFSSYEYWVAKSFITMADAYAGKGDTFQAKATLESIVDNYDAKDDILPAAKERLNKLNNKKK; encoded by the coding sequence ATGTATAAGAAGATTTACCAGGTGGGAGTTGCATTAACCGTTATGGCGACGCCAGCATTAGCGCAACAGACAGAATGGCAACAAATCAACAAGGCGTATAAAACGGGGATGGAGTTGTTTGAACGCGGAAAATTTAGTGCCGCTTCAGTGCAATTTGATCGTGTTGAAGCTTTGCGGACAAAATCCAATTTGCAATTGGATGAGACAGAGGAGCTTTCTTTATTGAAAGAAAATGTCCGGTATTATCAAGCTGTTTGCGCCTTGGAATTGGGAGAGTCTGATGCCGAAAATCGTTTTTTGAAATACATTAAAGATTTCCCTGTGAGTGCAAATGCCAAAGCAGCTTACTTTCAGATCGGTAAATCTTACTATGCTAAAAAAGACTACGTTAAAGCGCTAGAATGGTTTAACAAGATTGATAGCAAAAATCTTGCGGGTAAAGAGAATGTTGAATACCGCTTTAAGTATGGTTATGCTTCCTTTATGACGAAAGATTATAAGGCAGCGAAACCTTTATTTGAAAGCTTAAAAGATCAGAAAACTGAATTTCAGGAGGCATCTATTTATTATTACGCTTATCTTTCCTACCTAGATGCCGAATATAAAACGGCGTTGAATGAATTTGAGCGTCTCAATGGATCTAAGCAGTTCGAAAATAGCTACCCTTATTATATCACGGCTTTATATTTCTTGGATAAACGCTACGACGATGTGCTGAATTATGCATTGCCAATTTTGTCGCGTACAAAGCAAGAAAATGAAACAGAGATGTTCCGTATTGTCGCGGCGACCTACTTTATCAAAGGCGACTTAAAAACGTCCAAAGCGTATTACGATAAATTCCAGGCACAAGATCAAGGTAAAACACAGAATAATCAGGATAGCTACCAAATCGGTTATATCGCTTATAAATTGAAAGATTATGATAAGGCGATCACTGAATTGGAAAAGATGACTGATCCAGATGCATATTATCAGTCTGCGATGATTACCCTGGGGGATGCCTTCTTGAAGAAAGGCAATAAGCAATCTGCACGTAACGCATTTTTCCGTGCTTCGAAACTGGATTTTGATCCAGCGATGCAAGAAGAGGGCTTGTTCAACTATGCGAAGCTTTCATATGAATTAGAATTTCACCAGGTCGCATTGGCTTCGACACAGGAATATCTAAAAACGTACCCAAAATCGAAACGTTTGGAGGAAGCGAAAACACTGCTTGCTGAAGTGTTGCTGAGCACAAAGAATTACCGCGAGGCAGTAGATATTTTGGAGTCTATTCCTAAACGTGGTAAAGAAGCAAACTCCGCCTATCAAAAAGTAACCTATTATAGAGGTTTGGAATATTATAACGAACGTGCTTTTGAAAATGCAATCTCCTTATTCATGCGTTCTGAGCAGTTTCGTTATGATGAGGAAATTTATGCTTTAGCAACGTATTGGAAAGCAGAAGCGATGTATGAAGTTCGTAAATACGGTGAAGCCGTAACCAATTTCAATAAATTTCTACGTTTGCCTGGAGCTAGTAAAACCGATGTGTATGGTTATGCCAATTATGCTTTAGCCTACGCTGCTTTCCGTAATGGTAATTATAATACTGCGGCTAATTATTTCGAGCGTTTTCTCGCCTCGGGTGGCTCAAAGGGTATAGAGATGAATACACGTAACGATGCCATCGCACGTTTGGGTGACTCGTACTTCTCTTCCAAAAATTACGGCCGAGCTTTAACAGAATATAATAAATTAATCTCTTCTAAAGCACCTAGTCAGGATTACGCATTGTTCCAAAGAGGTATTATCCAAGGATTGCAAGGGGATAATAACGGTAAAATTGCTACGTTGAATGCTGTTATTGCGCAATTCCCGAATTCTAATTATGCCGACGATATTGCCTTTGAGATTCCTTATACACGTTTCTTAATGGGAGAAAGTGATCAGGCCATTGCTGGACTCCAAACCATGGTGGAAAAATATCCGCGCAGCAGTTATGTACCACGTGCTTTGGTAACAATTGGTCTGGTTCAGTATAATCAAGATAACAATGATGCTGCGCTGGCAACATTCCAACGTGTGGTCGATCAGTATGCTTCAACGGACGAAGCCAGACAGGCTATGCGCTCCATTGAAAATATCTATTTGGACAAGGGCGACGCGACTGGTTATATTAAATATGCAACAGGTACCAACCTTGGTGATGTTTCGAAATCAGAGCAAGATTCCCGTTCATTCTCCACCGCGACAACTTTATTTTCAAGAGGAAATTACAAAGGCGCTGTAGAAGCTGTAAATGCGTACTTTGATAAATTCCCTAAACCAAATCAAGAGAAATATGCGCGTTTTATCCGTGCCGAAAGTAATGCTGCCCTAGGAAATACCGAGGATGCGTTACATGATTACAATATTATTTTGAATGACTGGACTTCCCCTTATACAGAGCGCACGCTGATTTCTGTCTCTAATTTGTATTTGAAACAAAAGAAATACAATGAGGCTACGCAGTTATTGAAAAAGCTCGAGCTTACTTCTGAATACAAATCCAATTATGGTTTTGCAATCAACAATTTGATGGTTTCTTATTATCAAATTGGAGATTATAAAGAAGCATTAAATTATACCAATGCGGTTAAAAATTACGAAAAATCTTCGGAAGAGGAGATCGCAAATGCCTACTTATATGCCGGTAAATGTTACGTGAAGCAAAATAAGAAAGCTGAAGCAATGAAAGAATTTAGTTTAGCTGCATTGAAGAGCCGTACGGTTTATGGGGCAGAAGCAAAATACAATGTTGCTCTGCTGCAATTGGAAAATAAACAATATGATGCTTGTATTAAAACGGCAATGGATCTATCTGATAATTTCTCTTCGTACGAATATTGGGTTGCGAAAAGCTTTATTACGATGGCTGATGCTTATGCCGGTAAAGGAGATACCTTCCAGGCCAAAGCTACGCTTGAATCAATTGTGGATAACTATGATGCGAAAGACGATATTTTGCCTGCAGCAAAAGAACGTCTAAATAAATTGAACAACAAAAAGAAATAG
- a CDS encoding aspartate carbamoyltransferase catalytic subunit, translating to MSSVAEQLSTRHLLGIKDLKENDIQLILDTASNFKEVLNRPIKKVPSLRDITIANVFFENSTRTRLSFELAEKRLSADIVNFAASSSSVSKGETLIDTVNNILAMKVDMIVMRHPYAGAGVFLSKHVDAQIVNAGDGAHEHPTQALLDSFSIRERYGDVAGRKVAIVGDITHSRVALSNILCLQKQGAEVMVCGPTTLIPKHITSLGVKVEHDLRKALNWCDVANMLRIQLERQDIAYFPSLREYSMLYGLNKGILDSLDKPITIMHPGPINRGVEITSDVADSEHSIILDQVENGVAVRMAVLYLLAGQRG from the coding sequence ATGTCATCTGTAGCAGAACAACTAAGTACCCGCCATTTATTGGGGATCAAAGATCTAAAAGAAAACGACATCCAATTGATCCTGGATACAGCAAGTAATTTTAAAGAAGTATTAAACAGACCGATTAAAAAGGTTCCTTCCTTACGGGATATTACAATCGCCAACGTTTTTTTTGAAAACTCTACGCGCACACGTCTATCTTTTGAACTTGCTGAAAAGAGACTCTCTGCAGATATTGTTAATTTCGCAGCATCATCGTCCTCCGTAAGTAAAGGAGAGACGCTGATAGATACTGTCAACAATATTCTCGCGATGAAGGTTGATATGATTGTGATGCGACATCCTTATGCTGGGGCAGGGGTATTTTTAAGTAAGCATGTTGATGCACAGATTGTCAATGCAGGTGACGGAGCACATGAACATCCTACGCAAGCTTTATTGGACTCTTTTTCAATCCGCGAGCGTTATGGCGATGTGGCTGGTCGTAAAGTTGCTATAGTAGGCGATATCACCCACTCACGGGTTGCGCTTTCTAATATCTTATGTCTTCAAAAGCAGGGTGCGGAAGTGATGGTCTGTGGACCCACCACATTAATTCCGAAACATATCACTTCATTGGGGGTAAAAGTGGAGCACGATTTGAGGAAGGCGCTCAATTGGTGTGACGTAGCAAATATGTTAAGAATTCAATTGGAACGCCAAGATATTGCTTATTTCCCATCATTAAGAGAGTACTCCATGCTTTATGGGCTGAATAAAGGAATTTTGGACTCTTTGGATAAACCCATCACGATTATGCACCCCGGACCGATCAACCGTGGCGTCGAAATTACATCAGACGTTGCCGACAGTGAACATTCCATTATTTTGGATCAGGTCGAAAACGGTGTTGCTGTACGTATGGCTGTGTTGTACTTATTGGCAGGACAACGCGGATAG
- a CDS encoding ExbD/TolR family protein yields MNLRSRKNKPSAEVHTSALNDIMFFLMLFFLLASAVSNPQVVKLLLPKSSAGEQSVAKKTVTVSITKDLGYFIDKTPVPIEGLEAAIQSQMAAGEELTIMLYVDNTVPIQNVISVMDVANRLKVKVVLATEPKKDK; encoded by the coding sequence ATGAATTTACGAAGTAGAAAAAATAAACCATCTGCAGAGGTTCATACTTCAGCGCTGAATGACATCATGTTTTTCTTGATGTTGTTCTTCCTGTTGGCCTCAGCAGTGTCTAATCCTCAAGTTGTTAAGCTCTTGTTGCCAAAGTCCAGCGCAGGAGAGCAATCTGTTGCTAAAAAGACCGTTACGGTTTCGATTACCAAAGATTTAGGTTATTTTATTGACAAAACTCCAGTTCCTATCGAAGGGTTGGAAGCTGCAATTCAATCACAAATGGCTGCCGGCGAGGAGTTGACAATTATGCTTTACGTCGATAATACGGTTCCTATCCAAAATGTTATTTCAGTGATGGATGTAGCCAATCGGTTAAAAGTGAAGGTCGTGTTGGCAACTGAGCCAAAAAAAGATAAGTAA
- a CDS encoding energy transducer TonB, with product MRYHLQHEENNFPKALGISTLVMASLLLIGFFVVFKAEEPPMIGMGGLIVNYGTSPEGMGDDYMSVEEPSVDPNANNERPDRIDPVETPTPTPTQQVAEKAVVTQDLEDAPAVTKTEKKVVSKAPETTKEVKEVAPQANAKALFKGNKNNGTGAGDGTGTTPGNQGSKLGDPLASNYGEGGSGNGNMMLSIENRSFTQRPSIDDNGQQAGKVAVEFRVNKQGIITYARAGVKGTTITDPSLLEKCERAVRGARLNQLPNAPDSQTGRIVFNFRLR from the coding sequence ATGAGATATCATCTTCAACATGAAGAAAATAATTTCCCCAAGGCATTGGGGATATCGACTCTGGTCATGGCATCGTTGCTCTTGATTGGTTTTTTTGTGGTGTTTAAGGCGGAAGAACCTCCTATGATAGGTATGGGAGGACTTATTGTTAACTATGGTACTTCTCCAGAAGGTATGGGGGATGACTATATGAGTGTCGAAGAACCTTCTGTAGATCCGAATGCCAATAATGAGCGTCCTGACCGTATCGATCCTGTGGAAACGCCGACACCGACCCCAACGCAACAGGTTGCTGAGAAGGCTGTCGTCACTCAAGATCTGGAAGATGCTCCTGCGGTTACAAAGACAGAGAAGAAAGTGGTGTCAAAAGCACCAGAAACAACCAAAGAAGTTAAAGAGGTAGCACCACAGGCGAATGCTAAAGCACTTTTTAAAGGCAATAAAAACAACGGTACTGGAGCAGGTGACGGCACAGGAACAACACCGGGTAATCAAGGTTCCAAATTAGGGGATCCCTTGGCAAGTAATTATGGCGAAGGGGGATCTGGAAACGGTAATATGATGTTATCCATTGAAAACCGCAGCTTCACCCAAAGACCAAGTATCGACGACAATGGACAGCAGGCGGGAAAGGTCGCTGTAGAGTTCAGAGTCAACAAGCAGGGAATTATAACCTATGCGCGTGCTGGTGTGAAGGGAACTACAATTACTGATCCTTCCCTTTTGGAAAAATGTGAGCGTGCTGTTAGAGGTGCTCGGTTGAATCAATTGCCGAATGCCCCAGACTCGCAGACTGGACGGATTGTATTCAATTTTAGATTAAGATAA
- a CDS encoding TonB-dependent receptor: MKKLQNRNVKKYTLAALLMGVGLNSFAQETGKKNDPEKPVTIDSFDVVRDYKPILADAVKIRRSPDMTNKREYQPKLTYNNILDKKLDINTGLKQLNVQEIPFAQPFEHSSNYVKFGIGNYNSILGEAYLASEQYENTRFGLFAKHLSQKGNIDGQKFSTQDIGVFGRRVLDAVTVKGTLGYNRYGTNFYGQTFDQSGTTLLNTSPDKQTFTDIYLNGELSSNVDPKNEQAISYSAKVDGYLFKDAYKAKENSIALSGYLNKRLSAFNVGANVSVTMNNVKDSAEVKNHLAVVNPYIRFKGDNYNVTLGANLTSEFGDSSRFNIFPSVEADFALAPEYISLFAGINGGVKQASFRSFAKENPYLAPNAKMINSIEKMNIYAGLKGNAGATFGYKVKVFYKQIEGLPLFKNSAFGDTQNGYVPWAFDVVYDGVINKAKHMGFEGEINVRLSQLVNLGGRVYIDDYNLSDEEEAWGLPKFRMQANARFNISDKLFVDAELSTQGNTYAYIYDYDTDGSRITGSGHKATIASFADLNAGAEYRVKKQFGIFVKANNIFGKEYERYMYYPRLGFNVIGGLNYSF; encoded by the coding sequence ATGAAGAAGTTGCAAAATAGAAACGTGAAGAAATATACTTTAGCAGCGCTTTTGATGGGCGTGGGATTGAATTCTTTTGCACAAGAAACAGGCAAGAAGAATGATCCTGAGAAACCAGTCACTATCGATTCTTTTGATGTTGTTCGTGATTATAAACCCATTCTTGCGGATGCTGTGAAAATTCGGCGCAGTCCGGATATGACCAATAAAAGGGAATACCAGCCCAAGTTGACCTACAACAATATTTTGGATAAGAAATTGGATATCAATACTGGATTGAAACAGTTAAATGTGCAGGAGATTCCTTTCGCACAACCTTTTGAGCATAGTAGCAACTATGTCAAGTTTGGTATCGGTAACTATAACAGTATATTGGGCGAGGCTTATTTAGCTTCTGAACAGTATGAGAATACGCGATTCGGCTTATTTGCAAAGCATCTGAGCCAAAAGGGTAATATTGACGGACAGAAGTTCAGTACACAAGATATTGGTGTTTTTGGTCGCCGGGTGTTGGATGCGGTAACAGTAAAGGGGACGCTTGGTTACAATCGTTATGGTACAAATTTCTATGGTCAGACCTTTGATCAATCGGGAACAACATTGTTAAATACAAGTCCAGATAAACAGACATTTACAGATATCTATTTAAATGGTGAACTATCGAGTAATGTAGATCCCAAAAATGAACAGGCGATCAGCTACTCGGCGAAAGTTGACGGCTATTTATTTAAAGATGCCTACAAAGCCAAAGAAAATTCCATCGCATTATCTGGTTATCTGAACAAGCGTTTAAGTGCATTTAATGTCGGTGCAAATGTGAGCGTGACGATGAATAACGTGAAAGATAGTGCTGAAGTAAAGAATCATTTAGCCGTAGTCAATCCGTATATTCGTTTTAAAGGCGATAATTATAACGTTACCTTGGGAGCAAATTTAACTTCCGAATTTGGTGATAGCTCACGGTTCAATATTTTTCCTTCAGTAGAAGCTGATTTTGCTTTGGCACCTGAATATATCTCTTTGTTTGCCGGAATTAATGGGGGAGTAAAGCAAGCTTCTTTCCGCAGCTTTGCGAAAGAAAATCCTTATTTGGCCCCGAACGCTAAAATGATTAATTCGATCGAGAAAATGAACATTTATGCGGGATTAAAAGGGAATGCCGGAGCAACTTTTGGTTATAAAGTAAAGGTATTCTACAAACAGATCGAGGGCCTGCCTTTATTTAAAAATAGTGCATTTGGCGATACCCAAAATGGTTATGTTCCTTGGGCATTCGATGTCGTTTATGATGGCGTGATCAATAAGGCGAAGCATATGGGATTTGAAGGTGAAATTAATGTGCGCCTTTCACAACTGGTTAATCTAGGAGGTAGGGTGTATATCGACGATTATAATTTGAGCGATGAAGAGGAAGCTTGGGGATTGCCAAAATTCCGCATGCAGGCCAATGCGCGTTTCAATATCTCTGATAAACTTTTCGTAGATGCTGAACTTTCTACTCAGGGTAACACGTATGCATATATCTATGATTATGATACAGATGGCAGCCGTATTACTGGCAGTGGTCATAAGGCAACAATCGCTTCGTTCGCTGATCTTAATGCAGGCGCAGAATATCGGGTCAAAAAGCAATTTGGTATTTTCGTCAAAGCAAATAATATCTTTGGAAAAGAATACGAACGTTATATGTATTACCCACGATTGGGCTTTAATGTAATTGGTGGTCTTAATTATTCGTTTTAA
- a CDS encoding APC family permease — protein sequence MKRQLKLWDAVMLVMGSMIGSGIFIVSSDMMRQLGSGYWLAVVWLLTALATVAAAICYGELSSMYPKAGGQYTYLTAIFGKPIGFLYGWSLFTVIQTGTIAAVAVAFGKFTAYLIPQLNDAPPLFQRGEFKITWIQILAMGVIMLLTFINTRGIKSGKTVQSFFTSAKIIALILLILGGLFLIKQNHFSENMAYGWDSFQNLKGVGWSQISGGALMGALAAAMVGSVFSSVAWENVTFVSGEIVNPQRNVVRALVIGTSLVMLLYISCNYIYLAALSREEIAFAANDRVAIAAAEKILGHSGTIAMAILVMISTFGCVNGLALSGARVFQTMAKDGLFLKQAIPNNKYDVPARSLWLQGIWASLLCLSGQYGNLLDMISFVIVIFYMITVLGVIIQRVRRPDLERSYKTFLFPVTPILYLVIGTVFCVLLIIYKPQYTWPGFILVLIGVPVYFFARNNKPVEREE from the coding sequence ATGAAACGTCAATTAAAATTGTGGGATGCAGTGATGCTGGTCATGGGGTCGATGATCGGGAGTGGTATTTTTATTGTATCGAGCGATATGATGCGGCAGTTAGGGTCCGGATATTGGTTGGCGGTCGTGTGGTTGTTGACGGCTTTGGCAACGGTCGCAGCTGCAATCTGCTATGGCGAATTGTCATCGATGTATCCAAAGGCTGGTGGACAATACACCTATCTGACAGCAATATTTGGGAAGCCTATCGGCTTTTTATATGGTTGGAGCTTATTTACGGTCATTCAAACAGGGACGATAGCAGCGGTAGCAGTGGCCTTTGGTAAGTTTACGGCCTATCTTATCCCGCAGTTGAATGATGCTCCACCACTGTTCCAGCGTGGGGAATTTAAGATTACCTGGATCCAGATTCTCGCAATGGGCGTGATAATGCTCCTTACCTTTATTAATACCAGGGGAATTAAAAGTGGAAAAACTGTCCAATCTTTTTTTACCTCTGCAAAAATTATTGCTTTAATTTTGTTGATTTTAGGTGGTTTGTTCTTGATTAAACAAAATCATTTTTCGGAAAACATGGCTTACGGTTGGGATTCTTTCCAGAATTTAAAAGGTGTAGGCTGGTCGCAGATCTCTGGAGGCGCTTTGATGGGAGCATTAGCTGCTGCGATGGTAGGTTCGGTATTTAGTAGTGTGGCCTGGGAAAATGTAACGTTTGTTTCGGGTGAGATTGTCAATCCACAGCGTAATGTTGTACGCGCCTTGGTAATCGGTACAAGCTTGGTGATGCTGCTCTATATCAGTTGTAATTACATTTACCTGGCGGCTTTGAGTAGAGAGGAGATCGCTTTTGCTGCCAATGATCGGGTCGCGATTGCGGCCGCTGAGAAAATATTAGGCCATAGTGGTACAATAGCGATGGCGATTTTAGTTATGATCTCGACATTTGGTTGTGTCAACGGTCTTGCATTGTCAGGGGCGCGTGTTTTTCAGACCATGGCCAAAGATGGTTTGTTTTTGAAACAGGCAATTCCCAACAACAAGTACGATGTGCCGGCAAGATCATTGTGGCTACAGGGGATTTGGGCTTCATTGCTTTGTCTAAGCGGCCAGTACGGGAATTTGCTGGATATGATATCCTTTGTGATTGTCATATTCTATATGATCACGGTACTCGGTGTCATTATTCAGCGTGTCAGAAGACCCGATTTAGAGCGCTCCTATAAAACGTTCCTATTTCCGGTTACACCAATCTTATATCTTGTGATAGGTACGGTTTTTTGTGTGTTACTGATTATTTATAAACCGCAATATACCTGGCCTGGATTTATACTTGTCTTGATTGGTGTGCCTGTGTATTTTTTTGCACGAAATAATAAACCTGTCGAGCGAGAGGAATAA
- the pyrR gene encoding bifunctional pyr operon transcriptional regulator/uracil phosphoribosyltransferase PyrR produces the protein MKQSILLDGPKFQITIQRLCRQLIENHGDFSNAVVIGIQPRGTFLARRIVKELEQMIGKEILVGDLDITFYRDDFRTKGNAGPLLANSTNINFIVEGKEVIFIDDVLWTGRTIRAAMDAVQAFGRAKRIELLVLVDRRFSRQIPIQPDYIGIQVDSIDSQKVIVNWKESDDQDSIILITEKKTSAGD, from the coding sequence ATGAAACAGTCGATTTTATTAGACGGACCAAAATTTCAAATCACAATTCAAAGACTATGTCGTCAATTGATTGAGAATCACGGTGATTTTTCAAATGCTGTCGTCATAGGTATTCAACCCCGAGGAACTTTCTTAGCGAGACGTATTGTCAAAGAGCTTGAACAAATGATCGGTAAAGAGATTTTAGTTGGCGATTTGGACATTACCTTTTACCGCGACGACTTTCGCACGAAAGGAAATGCTGGTCCACTCTTAGCAAATAGCACAAATATCAATTTTATTGTAGAAGGTAAGGAGGTCATTTTTATAGATGACGTCTTATGGACAGGACGTACTATTCGTGCCGCAATGGATGCTGTACAGGCCTTTGGCCGTGCAAAGCGAATAGAATTGCTTGTTTTGGTCGATCGTAGATTCTCAAGACAGATTCCTATTCAACCTGATTATATCGGCATACAGGTCGATTCAATTGATTCGCAAAAAGTAATTGTTAACTGGAAAGAGTCAGATGATCAGGATAGCATTATCCTGATTACAGAAAAGAAGACGTCAGCTGGCGATTAA